The following coding sequences lie in one Heteronotia binoei isolate CCM8104 ecotype False Entrance Well chromosome 6, APGP_CSIRO_Hbin_v1, whole genome shotgun sequence genomic window:
- the TRIM42 gene encoding tripartite motif-containing protein 42, with the protein MSQLDALEQECVARGAPIWDGRRRATGRSARLTFESELLARLSALQGGQSEPEAPLDPDQEEDPGEGPSGTPSGGASGSGGTQPPGGLGVFPGGGAFDSRRYPGRHEEDECCLCWRFLCTDERNCDCCYCPHEEDEPCQCFHCSCSENPNLRCCCCSCANNPHCKCCCCSYENTECQCYESRCCTYVPNPYRTRHRNEIVYGYPKRRTRSNTSVITLEKDASGHAFIDQLTCPLCKELFLHPFMLPCNHCLCEKCIKSSQERAEVIENFFIITCPICSKAHCLPFSNKIQLRMNYLRARLARRYMRRFGFLKWRFDKSKIPIYCQVCIERRHAVKRCVTCQLNYCNVCLTEYHMDVTTQNHIFTKVSYEVWEEKNCLLHPDALLSRYCLDDHELVCDYCKESWHNDHEVVALPMACSKQSAELFSTIAKFKKVRYVIDNDLMEILVLKNNFKSYKEAKRREIRDGFFRLRNIFHEREKEMMEAVENLEIQKQRKLIEYANYTTQKIAQMDSLMQYSKEALKESSQIAFLQSSNCLIGELEDIIENVYQPSPYLKEDPIKHLKVNFEEIAETLQTLFPSIKRKMEADKSTKHPYSGSSDIMIPRYFSNTQVKSLSPSRSQSLSTLTSQSEENPVEVERSNSSPPTNFRGRGLYAFWDASLDSSKNERNYQTQSPYFEPEALEESTTVPGLVVIYQTLVYPTAAKIYWTCPTENVDSFEIAYYEVLEAAADDLVRTKLIEVITGIGQQNLEIRNLSPNTEYIFKVRAVNAQGPGQWSDVCKVTTQDARTRAKARWGLLRNIQTAFRK; encoded by the exons ATGAGTCAATTGGATGCCCTCGAACAGGAATGTGTTGCCAGGGGCGCACCCATTTGGGATGgccgtcgccgtgccaccggTCGGTCAGCGCGGCTGACGTTTGAATCTGAATTGcttgcaaggctgtctgctttacagggcggGCAGTCGGAGCCCGAAGCGCCGCTGGACCCTGACCAAGAAGAGGATCCAGGTGAAGGCCCGTCGGGCACGCCATCGGGCGGGgcgtctggaagcggggggacgcAGCCCCCTGGAGGTTTGGGCGTTTTTCCGGGTGGCGGTG CATTTGATTCACGAAGGTATCCTGGCAGACATGAGGAAGATGAATGCTGTTTGTGTTGGCGTTTCCTGTGTACTGATGAGCGGAACTGTGACTGTTGCTATTGTCCACATGAGGAAGATGAACCTTGCCAGTGTTTTCACTGTTCATGCTCAGAGAACCCTAATTtgcggtgctgctgctgctcttgtgCCAATAACCCACATTGCAAGTGTTGTTGCTGTTCATATGAGAATACAGAGTGTCAGTGCTATGAAAGCAGGTGTTGCACCTATGTCCCTAATCCTTACAGGACTCGACACAGAAATGA AATCGTATATGGCTACCCCAAAAGAAGAACAAGAAGCAACACATCTGTCATTACTCTGGAGAAAGATGCATCAGGACATGCTTTTATTGACCAGCTGACTTGCCCCCTGTGTAAAGAGCTGTTTCTCCATCCATTTATGTTGCCTTGTAACCACTGCCTTTGTGAGAAATGTATCAAGAGCAGCCAGGAACGTGCTGAGGTCATTGAAAACTTCTTTATCATTACCTGCCCAATATGCAGCAAGGCACACTGCCTCCCGTTTTCTAATAAAATACAACTGAGGATGAATTACTTAAGAGCCAGACTGGCTAGGAGATATATGCGACGGTTTGGTTTTCTAAAATGGAGATTTGACAAAAGCAAAATACCCATCTATTGCCAAGTTTGTATTGAGCGGCGACATGCTGTCAAAAGATGTGTGACATGTCAACTGAATTACTGTAATGTTTGCTTGACAGAGTACCATATGGATGTCACCACTCAAAACCATATATTCACCAAAGTCAGCTATGaagtctgggaagaaaaaaactgTTTGCTCCATCCTGATGCATTGCTCTCCAGATACTGCCTTGATGACCATGAACTAGTATGTGATTATTGCAAGGAATCATGGCACAATGATCACGAAGTAGTTGCATTGCCAATGGCATGCTCGAAACAATCTGCTGAATTATTCAGTACTATTGCAAAGTTCAAAAAAG TCCGCTATGTAATAGATAATGATCTGATGGAAATCCTTGTATTAAAAAACAATTTTAAGTCCTACAAAGAAGCAAAAAGAAGGGAGATCAGGGATGGTTTCTTCAGGTTACGGAACATATTTCATGAACGAGAGAAAGAGATGATGGAAGCAGTAGAAAACCTTGAGATTCAAAAACAGAGGAAACTAATAGAGTATGCAAACTATACAACCCAAAAAATTGCCCAGATGGATAGCCTCATGCAGTATTCTAAGGAAGCTTTGAAGGAAAGCAGTCAAATAGCATTCCTGCAGTCTTCAAATTGCTTGATAGGTGAACTAGAAGACATAATTGAAAATGTTTATCAACCAAGCCCGTATCTCAAAGAAGATCCTATTAAACATCTTAAAGTTAACTTTGAGGAAATTGCAGAAACATTGCAAACTTTGTTCCCatcaattaaaagaaaaatggaagcTGATAAATCAACCAAACATCCTTACTCCGGCTCTTCTGATATAATGATTCCCAGGTATTTTTCCAACACACAGGTTAAGTCATTATCACCATCACGAAGTCAGTCTTTATCAACACTAACTTCACAGAGTGAAGAGAATCCGGTAGAAGTTGAAAGATCCAATTCATCACCTCCTACTAATTTTAGAGGTCGTGGATTGTATGCTTTTTGGGATGCATCTTTAGATAGTTCAAAAAATGAAAGAAACTACCAAACCCAAAGTCCATATTTCGAGCCAGAAGCACTTGAAGAATCAACTACAGTCCCTGGCCTTGTTGTTATTTATCAAACACTTGTATACCCAACGGCTGCCAAG ATTTACTGGACATGTCCTACAGAAAATGTAGACAGCTTTGAGATTGCTTATTATGAAGTGCTTGAAGCAGCAGCTGACGATCTAGTCCGGACGAAGCTAATAGAAGTAATAACAGGGATTGGACAACAGAATCTGGAGATACGTAATCTGTCACCTAATACAGAATATATCTTCAAAGTTCGGGCTGTCAATGCTCAAGGACCAGGCCAATGGAGTGATGTTTGTAAG